The Styela clava chromosome 2, kaStyClav1.hap1.2, whole genome shotgun sequence genome contains a region encoding:
- the LOC120336473 gene encoding uncharacterized protein LOC120336473 encodes MLSVLFILVLMTGTSMAVDDCEVTEENTNTFKVYYGWPFTYRCVNIFTDINYDYDLENYGDYTCVITEVESGKVLWKTAFTGSLYDDTFEGEVDFTFDNIDQTTPTEYRTNLQNASSCWIEHFTLEPLELPIETCEENLSYNFTHNFDKSVGSTFNCLCDVPRDSNAPMELVNDDTVSQNGGTRIYWLYNCGKELPDNAAMNYDKTSLILTNISYQANPGVYTCVVEHNNMKRYRIHRKICVREKISRPVTISCDNGRAVIGEDIEIVCHVDAGVGQDTSIAFYGRFNKLNVTGEIDYTKKNSSCVSFANRGSHSSEDKRFSCVLNIDGEGKRKCFYRPPSDEEIKQQRTSLTMRYKIKNVQLSDFGTYRAQINRNNLAQIFNFTISHNKERFLAKHNVTLIVCISVVCGFVLFFVMLCALCGVELRWFWFKLCAAQEKEIKKYSSYLAYYYSRDTSQNQSPQLEAFIMNLSTRLQRIGGPVFDRCREPSTEQYKAESIYAELGQCHRVIIILTPEYINDQWSVYEAYEAWKNVIENGIKIMFITFPNTNSAISNLPDESRTALKKALQRHQVIHWTGILPFTKRMRMQLEMFMPKLPQADAMELKVSRLDDDDQLLTSKQNGHSVSTQQKDTNGNVYHSSLNI; translated from the exons ATTGTGAAGTCACTGAAGAAAATACAAATACGTTTAAAGTTTACTACGGATGGCCATTTACTTACAGATGTGTGAATATATTCACTGATATCAATTATGATTATGATTTGGAAAATTATGGCGATTACACG tgTGTCATTACTGAGGTGGAGTCTGGTAAAGTATTATGGAAAACAGCATTCACTGGTTCTCTCTATGATGACACTTTTGAGGGCGAAGTTGATTTTACATTTGATAATATTGATCAAACCACGCCAACAGAATACAGGACAAATCTGCAG AATGCTTCATCTTGTTGGATCGAACATTTTACCCTTGAACCATTAGAACTGCCGATAGAAACTTGCGAAGAAAATCTGAGTTATAATTTCACTCATAATTTCGATAAATCGGTTGGATCGACGTTCAACTGTCTCTGTGATG ttccGCGAGATTCCAATGCACCTATGGAGTTGGTTAATGACGATACTGTAAGTCAAAATGGAGGAACACGAATCTACTGGCTTTACAATTGTGGAAAGGAGCTTCCAGACAATGCTGCTATGAACTACGACAAAACTTCACTG attttaacaaatatttcataCCAAGCCAATCCGGGAGTTTATACTTGCGTTGTCGAACACAATAATATGAAAAGATACAGAATTCATCGCAAGATATGCGTAAGAG AAAAAATATCTCGACCCGTCACAATATCATGTGACAATGGGAGAGCGGTGATTGGTGAAGACATCGAAATCGTTTGCCACGTTGATGCGGGAGTCGGACAAGACACGAGTATTGCATTCTATGGGAGATTCAATAAG ttgAATGTGACCGGAGAGATCGATTACACTAAAAAGAATTCGTCATGCGTATCGTTTGCCAACAGAGGTTCACACAGTTCAGAAGATAAAAGATTCTCATGTGTGCT GAACATTGACGGCGAAGGGAAAAGAAAATGCTTTTATCGACCCCCATCTGATGAAGAGATAAAACAACAACGAACTTCACTCACGATGCGCTATAAAATAAA GAATGTCCAACTGTCGGATTTTGGAACATATCGTGCACAAATCAATCGTAATAACTTGGCTCAAATCTTCAATTTTACTATTTCACACAACAAAGAAAGATTTCTTGCAAAACATAACGTTACTTTAATAGTTTGCATATCAGTCGTTTGTGGATTTGTTCTTTTCTTCGTTATGCTCTGCGCTTTATGCGGTGTGGAATTGAGATGGTTCTGGTTCAAGTTGTGTGCTGCACAAGAAAAGG AGATTAAAAAGTATTCATCATATCTTGCGTACTACTACAGTAGAGACACATCACAAAACCAGTCGCCACAACTTGAAGCATTTATAATGAATCTTTCAACTAGATTGCAGCGAATTGGTGGACCCGTATTTGACAGATGTAGAGAACCAAGCACAGAGCAAT ATAAAGCTGAAAGTATATACGCAGAGCTAGGTCAATGCCATCGTGTCATTATTATACTTACTCCAGAATACATCAACGACCAATGGAGTGTGTATGAAGCGTATGAG GCATGGAAAAACGTTATTGAAAATGGAATTAAAATTATGTTCATAACGTTCCCAAATACAAATTCTGCAATCTCAAATCTTCCTGACGAGTCAAGAACCGCATTAAAGAAAGCTTTGCAG AGACACCAAGTGATTCACTGGACCGGAATTCTGCCCTTCACCAAGCGAATGAGAATGCAACTGGAAATGTTCATGCCGAAGCTACCACAAGCTGACGCCATGGAGCTGAAAGTTTCAAGGCTTGATGACGATGACCAGCTGTTGACTTCCAAGCAAAATG GTCACAGTGTATCTACGCAGCAGAAGGATACCAATGGAAACGTCTATCACAGTTCTCTCAATATATAA